cataattcaaaattataatttacgaATTACAACTATAAACAACAACTACAAGCAACTCGGTGCTATAAACAACAACTATAAGCAAGCTATAGTCCGAAGTGAATTATCTTGGCGGAGATGTACGAGATGTGGACGCTCCAATATTATCAACATCAGGATGGTGAGAGCCTAGAATGGAATTCACCCCAAGACATGTCTCCCTCCATGCATCAGCAGATACAGGCTCAGTACTTGATATCGTCTTATCGATAGCATATAATGCTAGTCGATTAcgctgaaataaaaataattatatcaattttttttaatttaaatcaactaaattcaataataacttaaatataatttaaaaacttaccGATTCAGCAAGACTGAGCATATCTTCTGCACCTCTATCAAAATTGGATTGATGTATAGGATTTTGTATAATTTGATGTGTAATAGCTCCATACCATGTTAAATATTCAGGTGTAAAATGCCAtggaaatttagaatatttaccACGTCGACGTGGTGGTAATAAATGCATATCCCATCGATTCCACATATCATCAACAAATGTATAAATTACCCGATATAAAGTCGTACCCGAACCCCGCCTAGCTTCAACAGGTGATAATGGTGGTGGAGGAATAGTTTGCACATGCCCAAATTGTCGTAAAACTCTCTCAAGATGATATGGTTCTATAATATTTCTACATTTCAGACAACCTgagaaaaatgtaatttctgGAAATGGATGGTGTGCCTGAACCCTTCGGTACGGCGTCCAAATCAActgtaaatattatttagtttaaaatttaattttataatatattaattaacttacaaatcatatatatgataaatatctCGTTCGATGATAAATCATCAAGCTGCTCCCTAATAGATTGTAAAGAATCAGTATCACAAACAGGTATCCAACGGAGAGCTCGTTGCTAATCGTCACTATATAACAAGTTACATCTAATTCTAGTAAAAGGGAAATGCTCGTACACCCATGCctgtaaatttaatataaataattatgttaaatatatataaatatatgatataaaattatgaaattaaaataattacctcaagTAAGGTAAGATATCCAGCAATACTCTTCACCTCTCGTCTAGTAGCAATTCCGAGCTGTCGATACAAATATGTGAGACACGCAGCTCCCCATGCATAATTACCGATCATACTTAAATCATCTAATAATGTCAAATACGCTACTGAAACTAATATCCCACTCTTGTCTACAAATAAAGtacaacctaataaaaataacagataTGCTCTAGTAATATGTTCAATCTCTTCATTAGAAACCTCATTTGGTAGATGCATAAATgtttttttcaaccaatctaATTTTACAAATGCTCCTCGATTTTCTCTAATTTGTTGTGTTGCTACATCTAATGAAACTCCAAGTAGCCTACATAATAAATCACTAGCTTCACTAGGTGTCAAATGATGAGGCACAGATACAGATCTTCCTGTTACTGGAATCTTCAAAATAGCAGCAACATCATATAATGTTATACTTATCTCTCCAAAtggtaaatgaaatgtattaGTCTCAGGCTGCCATCTCTCTGTAAATGCTGAGACTATAGCATGATTTATATTTCGATAAGTACACTCTAGCAATGGTGACAAACTAGAACCCATAACAATATCACGAACACGAGGCTGATTATCCAATGGCCATTCAGGAATTTTAAGGCCATGatttctacattttaatatGCCTCTTTCatgttaaaaaattcaaatacctaattatttaaattataaaaacttgCAATaggtaattataaattataaagataaatattaaaaaaattaatataacttaCCTCTCCTGCCCATATTACAaatgcaacatgatttttaaaactttttagaatAGATCTATCACTAGGGCCCCCAAATAGTGGTTTAGAAATATCATCGTCGTGCTGAGAGGAAGATGGTTGATCAGTTACTTCCCCTTGATTAGGGTTGGGATGCTCCTCAACTGATGTCACATAATCTGCTACTGGCTCTTCCTCTAAAATAGTCAGTTCACTAGAACTTTCGATCCTCCTTATTCTTCTAGTTAACGCAGTAGGACGCTcccgagaagaagaagaaggctggCGAGATGAAGAAGCTTCACCTCTTCTACCACATACCATATctacaaaataatacaaaaataaaaaatagcacGTACctacaaaataacacaaaaataaaaaatagccgTATCATAcctacaaaataacataaaaatacaaaatattaaacagaacattacaataaaaaaattattaaacaaaaattattaacattacAATGAACCATAGGGGCTGTTGGGAAAATCCACGTTTCCCGAACTCTGGAGTTCGGGCAACACTACCTTCCCCGAACTCTGGAGTTCAAAAAGATCCATGTTtcccgaactctagagttcagGAAACACCAGCTTTCCCAATTCGGGAAAATCCATGTTTCCCGAACTCTGGAGTACGGGTAACAGTAGCTTCCCCGAACGCTGGAGTTCGGGAAAATCCATATTTCCCAAACTCTGGAGTTCGGGActcaaaaatatgttaatataattatataaaatataaaatataaaatatgttaccAGTGAGTTGGGAAAATCCATtattagatttaaaaaattaagtaaaaatatatatatttacttgtattaaaaattaaattattcaactccaatacctaaataaaaaattgttaattagcactatttaattaaaaaattaagttttttcaaatatttgtataaaaaataaaataaaaaaataaaataaaaaattaaagggttCGGAGGCGATGGTCGCCTCCAAATAGCCCGATTGAACCCAAGTTTTTGACGTTTCTTGACATTAACTCACTCATACAAcccaaacaataaaaaaatgtgaGTAAAACTTACCTCACCAAGCGTGCACAGCAAAGAGACGCGGCTGTAGAGAAGGCGACGGCTGCGAGTGCGGTGTAGGGAAGTTTCAAAGCCGAGTGGAGGTTGAGAACGGTGGTGAGGCGCGACAGAGAGGTGTATGGGTATATGAGGGAAAATTTGGAATATAGTTGGCTGCAACAAGTAATAATTCTGGCTACCaagagtaattattaaatttattttaattatggctgcgaagagtaaaaagctagctgtgaatagaatttccctatgATGATCCATCGGCTCTTGTCATTGGATTTAAGTTTAGTTTGGGAAGcaaatgatttattttaaaacataaataatgtTTAAGATAAGAAAAATCATGACAATAATAGTTgagaattaattgttaattCTTTATTAGTTGTTACtattacaatatatttataaaaaaaaagttacataATGCAAAAAACTTAGCATGATGATGGCTTAATATTAAGGTAATTGGATTACATGGGATAGGCTTGTTGGGCATATTGCGATGATCGCTTATatagattttcttattttttgtggaGGTATGtacttcaaattttatttatctcttgAATATGGCTTCAAGCAAATCTATTGAGACAACGTCATATGAGATATAGTATGAAAAAACTTTCagtcttaagcatgttaagGTTTAGGGTTGTTCAGCTTTTGTCAAAAAGCTGAAAACATATAAGTTGGAGGTTCATTCTAACAAAAGTAGATTTGTGGGGTATCCTAAAGATTCTATAGGGTTCCAGTTCTATTGTCTAAGTAATCAGAGAATTCTGGTTATCAGAGATGTTATATTCTTGGAGAAGGAATTTCTTCAGGAATGTAGGATCGGGAGAAAAGTAGATTTAGAAGAGGAGTCTTTAAAGACACATATTGTACCTGGTCATGAGGATGAGCCAGTCACTCTATCAAATGTTATCCCCGAAGCTCTTCATAGGTCTGGTAGTTTACCTCGCCTTCCATAACAATATGGATTTAGTATGGAGGTGATGCAGGATATGTTCCTGTATGGCGAGTGTGATCTAGTGGTTGATATGTGATATCGATTTCAAAAAATGATTGGAGGCTATGCAGTCGAGAATGTAATCTATGTATTCCAATCACATCTAGACTCTAGTGGATCCCCCTGAGGGAATTGTTCCCATTGATTGTAAGTGGATCTATAAAAGGAAGATTGATGCTGGTGAAAGGGTATCGTTAACACCAAGGCGTGGATTATGAGGATACCTTCTCATCGGTCGCTATGCTTAAGTCCATTAGGATGATGCTAGCCGTTGTCGTGCATAATGATTATGAGATATGGCAGATAGATGTTAAGACGTCATTCCTGAATGGTTATCTTAaggaagatatattcatggaaTAGCCACGGGGATTCCAGTCAACTGATCCTAATCAAGTTTGCCAACTAAAGAGGACTATTTATGGTCTCAAATAGGTATCGTGCTCTTGGAATATCTATTTTGATTCTAAAATTAAGAAGTTTGGTTTCATAAAGAATTTGGATGACCCTTGCATGTACAAGAAGGTAAGTAGGAGAGCGAGAGCCTATCttatcttgtatgtggatgacattctTTTTATGGGGAATGATATTAGCATGTTGATGTTGACTAATGTATGGTTATCTAGtaaattctccatgaaagatttaggAGATGTGACATTTATCTTGAGAATCTAcatctatagagatagaacaAAAAGATGGATAGATCTTTCCCAAAGCCAGTACATAGATAAGATATTAAAGAAGTTTACCATGGAGAACTCTAAGAAATGGCTAATACCCATTCGGCATGGAGTTCCACTCTCTAGGAGAATGTTTCCATAGACTTCAAAAGAGAGGAAATGCATGGAGAGAGTCCCTTATGCTTCGATGGTGGGGAGCCTCATGTATGTTATGCTATGCATGAGACCTAATATCTCTTATGCAATGAGTGTCACCAGAAGATATCAATCTGACCCAGGTAATGAGTATTGGGCGACCGTGAAACATATCATGAAGTACTTGCAAAGGACTAGGGATATGGTTTTGACCTATGGAGGAGGTGATCTCCGTGTAGACGAATTCACATATTCAAACTTTTAATCTAACATGGATGATAGGAAATCCATATCTGGGTTTGTTTTTGTCTTGAATGGTGGAGCAGTTAGCTGAAAATGTTCCAAGCATGATATAACTACAGATTCCACCACGGAGGCAGAATATGTGACAGTGTGTGATGCAGCCAAAGAGGTTGTTTGGATGAGGAAGTTCATTTCTGAACTTGGTGTGATTCCAGCTGTTGAGTTGCGTATACCTTTGTATTACAGAAACAAATGGGCCATTGCATAGGCTAAGAAACCcaagtctcaccaaaagtcTAAGCACATTGAGCGACGTGCAACTGTAGAAGATGGCATCATTGGAGAATGTTGCCAACCCACTAACTAAGGCTTTGACACAAGCTCAACTGGATCCTCGTCTTTAAAAGATGGGTATTTGATACCATGTGACAATTCCATAATTGCTACTTATAAATTTGCATTAGTGCAAATGAGAGTTTGTTAGTGATAGTGCCCTAGATGTTAGATTTTCATTACATGGGATGTATGTGAATGTCActgttgattattttttaattgataaaaagtcatatcttcattcatatgtctctctctcatctttatGAATGAATCCATAAACTTCCTAATAGACTTCCTATTATCAAAGGGTTGGGACTGTGTGACTTGGATATCTAGtataggatttcttaaaggtattttCAATCCTTAGACTTATCAGAAGAGGACCATGATTGATCGATTAATGGACTGGCACATGGGTTAATACCATTATGTTAGCATAAAGATGCTAATGAGATGAGGTGGTGAGTCACACGCCACATTGTATGTAATGCATAAAGTAGACATGTGAGTGGGTATTGGAAgaacatctactaaatgtgaCATCTACGACAGATCATATGAATtaaggattaatgatctgtcgGTAGCTCTCGATTGTGTATTTGGTCTCTTGACTAGAAGTGACATAGTGTCTTATGCACTGGTGTTAGCGATTTGCCATTGAACGGAACCATCCGGTGTAAGAGGTGGGAATACTCTTTATGTAGTGGTGTATAAAGGCAACTGTTCGTCGAAGGGATCTATTGACCTCCATTGAATTGGGGCGAACATCCTATGTAATCCATGTACGTGATTATGGTTGGAAATCCCCTGAGCAGGGTGAGCATGAGATTAGAAAGAATTCCAATGTCAAATTGGATTTGACATGCTACCTATATCACACACCATACTAGATCAGTCATAGTTATTAAGTCCTATGAGTTTAATCAGTTCATGACTCTCACTTGATTGGGATATTAATCAATAGAAAAACTATAGTGCACGATAATCGAtgagccttaataggttcatatgaAGTTAGATTTCGCTACCATTAAGATTGTCCTGAGTCCTGCCTAAAGGATACTCAAGATCTTTTAGGGTGCTCTGGGAGTTTGGAGAGATCCTCTTAGTAGACCGATGGGATCTGTCGACTTTAAGGAGTTGATGTGTCCTGATTGTTACATAtatgtgaacctagaaagtcacacgcatATCGAGTGATATAGCGGATTAGTGATCCATTGCTATTAGTGTGGTCCTCGTCGTTATGATGCAGTGATGTTGGTTGCTATATTATGTGTGGGACACATAGATCTATAGTCCTGAGAGATTGCTATTGGATAGCATGGCCTTAAAGGCAATTGGACAAAGTTGGAGCTTGGTAGAAAGAATCGGTTGACAGATTCATGGAACGATCGACTGATGCTCTCATGTTATCGATCGATCGTGTGCTATCGACTAGTGCACGAGGAAAGTCAATTGCCTCAAAACGGTCGATCGGGTACCTCATGTTGTCGACCATTTTTACCATTAAATGTGACGGAGCTTTGTGACATCAGAGCATTCAATGCTATGATGCAAATAATGAAAAGATGAATGGAAGAGAGTGAGGCGTGCAtggtgatagggcttaattatgtatatatttttatctaatttttattttaattttatactatttttcttatatataatgtgtgttatatagattttatataatttaaatatctctttttgtaggagacaagcaaaagaattaaattcaaaaattttaacataaaaagaaaaaaagatattatcaattaatttataatgttaattttaattaatattataatataattaaaaaattaataattaattgaagaagccgtgtatatatataatataataagagaTTGATTTGGATGATAATTGCAATTGAAGCATAATTGAATTTGAAGCATAATGGTGTTgcgcgtgcgcgcgcgcgcgcgcgcgcgcacacacacatatatatatatataatatgaagtCCAACGAGAGAAGGCTTAAGATGCtacgtgaatatatatatatatatatattataaagaaattggattgaatGGAATTGGAGGGCCAGGGCAGCCGAgcattgcatatatataatatattataaagtgaGCGTTGAAGATTGGAGGGGGAACGGCAGATTGAAGAATTGGAGGAAGTAGCCGCAAGCGAAAACCAAGCTGAAGCAGCCATATGGACGCCTTACGCAAGCGGGCATCAGTTGAAGCAAATCCATTCTGACCTAGATGTATTTTAGATTCGAGCAGGGAGTTCTTCtactctatttaatttttatttttattttaactatatCTAGATAAATTGTTTTAGATAGAGTTTTGGATGAATTTTAATTCTgagattatgttattatttatttagtttgattcaaaactcgattattatttgcataaaCAATTTATAGTATTGTGCTTAATACTTTTAAGAGATTGACtactttttaataatttatgcatgattgactaaatgattgttataaattagaacCATAGACAATATAAATTACATGCTTGACTATAATATCAagagatgattagctcatgcgTGGGAATCGAGAAAGTTTAGTGAGTCAAATCTCTTTCGATATTAAAGGTTTTCAAAgaatttaatgcttatttatttttttgacatccGCTCAGAATTttgacagtgaaattgaattaataaaagattaatatgacttgagaaaacttattaattaattaaaagaaatccATCATtacatgtaaataatttttaaaatattctaagggtattttttattttgaattggaCTGAATAAATTAATAGctcagattaaatgaaatctaaaccctaatTGCATTCATTAATTAGTTTTTCTCGTAAAAGAATTGagtttttactttatttttttttattcatccgattaattaattagttgaacTTAGGTTAGGTAAAAATTGATTTGGTATTATGATCTagttctcgtgggatcgacattcttttcatcactatatacatatttgactagggtacaattgcctaaattaattatctataaatCACACATCACATGGTAATTGGCAAAGAATAGGAGAAGATATGAGGGAGTTTTCGTTGATTAAGGTGTTGAGCAAGATTGGCTCCCACTGCTCTctatcttcttttttcttcttctttctttgctcTCGCCTGCTTGTtatctatcttcttcttcttcttcttcttcttcttcctcttgagCTGtggcttcttcttgttcttgctcTAAGACAAGTCAATGTAGAAcctatctttttcttctctccatGGAAAGGCTATTAGACAGCCAAGAAGCAACTGAGGAAGGGACCGCGTATGACTTCTGGTCACCTCAATCGAGAGAGTCTTAGCATGACTCCGTTAAAGGGTTTCATGGCGACTCGTACGTGAATTAACTAGGTCTTCTATACTTGCGAATAAAGGCTGGTCACCTGTGTGTTTGCAGAGACGAGGAAGCTTGCTGAACAGAAAGAAGATGAGGCTAACACGTAGGCAATCGACACCGAACTCCATCTGAAAGGTATACTGAAAAACCCCTATAGCATaggtttttttgttttgcatgTGATTGATAGATATTGAGTCTTGAAAGGTTGATTTTGGTTTTTGCTATATATGTTTTATGCTTCCTCTATGCTATTTGTctgttgaaaaataatttgaaaattaaatctgatgaggagaacgccctcggtcccataattacgccaagaCGGATACCTAGTGGCGGTCAGAAGATACATGGCAGACAAGCATCGTCACGTCAATCGGATAGGCACTCAGTAAAGAAATCTTCGAGGCCTCAGGAACAGGCTAACCCACCGAAGGTCACGGAGGCAAcagctatcccgaactcctTGGAGACGGATATTATCGCGAAATCCTTATTGGGAAAGTTCCGAAGAAGGCGGAagggagatcccgaagatccctccatgatccctatcccgagaaaaggtaagagaaaaaggtggGAGATTCTTCTTATCCTCTTCTGGAGGatatagtttaaaagggacaattAATCCTAGATTGAGAGAACTAACTTGATCATCGGAGATCGACagggggagcaagtccccgtctccattgcaggtaccttCGGAGAGGCGAGAAGGGAgcgtgcggctaccacttcagaaaatcaatcatcaattggcgcccaccgtggggccgacattCTTCTCTTGTCTCTCCAGTGCAGCAAACAGTCttgccttttttttcttctttaccttGAATGGCAACCAGAAGACAGCCGTCTAGGGCCGTGGGGGGCAACCCCGTTCCAGAGCCGAGTCAGCAGAACCCTCCCCGAAGCCCGCCGGGGAGAGCTCGGAGTCCGGAGGGCCCTCCGCCTCCGCCCGATCGGATAGCACTCCTGGAGGGTCAAGTGCAACGATTGAAGGAGTTACTCATGGGTTTTCTAGATCGCCAGCATCAGCAAGCCCAGCATTCTCGGGCGGAAGAAAAGCACGAGCCCCCAAGAGAAGAGGAGTCCTATCGACGGGATGAGAATCCGCAGAGGCCAGGACAAGATGATGGTCATGGCGAGGCGGCCGAGTCTCTTGACTTGTCGTTTT
This window of the Diospyros lotus cultivar Yz01 chromosome 5, ASM1463336v1, whole genome shotgun sequence genome carries:
- the LOC127802168 gene encoding uncharacterized protein LOC127802168, coding for MEGSSGSPFRLLRNFPNKDFAIISVSKEFGIAVASVTFDMVCGRRGEASSSRQPSSSSRERPTALTRRIRRIESSSELTILEEEPVADYVTSVEEHPNPNQGEVTDQPSSSQHDDDISKPLFGGPSDRSILKSFKNHVAFVIWAGEPRVRDIVMGSSLSPLLECTYRNINHAIVSAFTERWQPETNTFHLPFGEISITLYDVAAILKIPVTGRSVSVPHHLTPSEANKSGILVSVAYLTLLDDLSMIGNYAWGAACLTYLYRQLGIATRREVKSIAGYLTLLERNRLALYAIDKTISSTEPVSADAWRETCLGVNSILGSHHPDVDNIGASTSRTSPPR